The Hyperthermus butylicus DSM 5456 genome includes a region encoding these proteins:
- a CDS encoding putative RNA uridine N3 methyltransferase yields the protein MSWQPPPRKVKLVAAVPASYTSTEGDLRHKTIKVGLLGRLFAVYRVDEAIVYIDRPAYWRDAELMRKILEYMVTAPYLRKKIYPPNVPELRYASLLPPLQLPTHGVGGPVDGEVRQALVLRASGGRALVEAGLEEPVWVRGRFHRGQRILVRIVSVERGIVEPVEDELVYNGFKVTIVEGLSRLLSKYRNYTRIATSRKGRLVDAELLSQIGSRSSSGPGVLVLFGAPDLGLYELAELENLKLEDLVDYVVNTIPQQGTKTVRVEEAVAATLALLNLVLS from the coding sequence ATGTCGTGGCAGCCGCCTCCACGCAAAGTGAAGCTAGTAGCGGCTGTACCAGCCTCATACACTTCCACCGAGGGTGATCTACGCCATAAGACCATCAAGGTTGGCCTCCTCGGTAGACTCTTTGCAGTCTACCGTGTCGACGAGGCAATCGTGTATATTGATAGGCCTGCATACTGGCGTGATGCAGAACTTATGAGAAAGATACTGGAGTACATGGTTACTGCGCCATATCTCCGAAAGAAGATCTATCCACCAAACGTGCCCGAGTTACGCTACGCTAGCCTTCTTCCACCACTTCAGCTTCCAACGCATGGTGTTGGAGGTCCGGTGGATGGAGAGGTGCGTCAAGCGCTGGTTCTAAGGGCTTCTGGTGGACGAGCACTTGTTGAGGCTGGGTTAGAGGAGCCCGTATGGGTTAGAGGCAGGTTTCATCGTGGCCAGCGTATACTGGTGCGTATAGTGTCCGTCGAACGTGGTATCGTAGAGCCGGTCGAGGATGAATTAGTTTACAATGGGTTCAAGGTAACTATAGTTGAAGGATTGTCGCGACTCCTATCAAAGTATCGGAATTATACACGTATAGCGACTAGTAGAAAGGGCAGGCTTGTAGACGCTGAGCTGCTCTCCCAGATAGGATCCAGGTCCTCCAGTGGGCCTGGAGTACTGGTGCTCTTTGGTGCACCGGACCTGGGTCTCTACGAGCTGGCTGAGCTTGAGAACCTAAAACTGGAGGATCTTGTGGACTATGTGGTTAACACTATCCCACAACAGGGCACCAAGACTGTTCGGGTTGAGGAGGCTGTGGCAGCTACGCTGGCGTTGCTAAACCTTGTGCTCAGCTAG
- a CDS encoding YkgJ family cysteine cluster protein, translating to MAGSEASGSVPRFTCLFCDTCCFFREEYEAPVVFPWEKRVLEDLAEEYSVAVSFKPLQAYASTDGDCVVLLYRWLIKGFCPFFDTSTKRCRIHGVKPLACRMYPLLLEMPTGRLMVSRKCLWVEKAGGKLLEMLAAKPELIARVFPGEFQAATEVLVEWHSIMRFLREKGFEPVAVEELNSRCRRIYDIDEYIARFG from the coding sequence TTGGCGGGGTCTGAGGCTAGCGGGAGTGTACCCAGGTTTACGTGCCTATTCTGTGATACTTGTTGCTTCTTCCGCGAGGAGTATGAGGCACCAGTCGTCTTTCCGTGGGAGAAGAGGGTTTTAGAGGACCTTGCGGAGGAGTACTCTGTAGCTGTCAGCTTTAAGCCTCTACAAGCCTACGCCAGCACAGACGGTGACTGCGTTGTATTGCTATATCGCTGGCTTATCAAGGGGTTTTGCCCGTTCTTCGACACCTCTACAAAACGGTGTAGGATTCACGGCGTAAAGCCACTCGCGTGTAGGATGTATCCATTGCTGCTCGAGATGCCCACTGGCAGACTTATGGTGTCACGTAAGTGCTTGTGGGTTGAGAAGGCTGGTGGAAAACTCCTAGAAATGCTAGCGGCTAAGCCCGAGCTTATAGCGAGGGTTTTCCCGGGAGAGTTTCAAGCTGCTACAGAGGTTCTAGTAGAGTGGCATAGCATCATGAGGTTTCTACGCGAGAAGGGTTTTGAGCCAGTAGCCGTGGAAGAGCTTAATTCCCGCTGCCGAAGGATATACGACATTGACGAGTATATTGCGAGGTTCGGCTAG
- a CDS encoding VWA domain-containing protein has translation MKHSKKFLGKNQGEEADYKALSLAVAEAARRAGVRVSTSEVVDAARLLALYAAISSKPLSLEDYVAVFTSVYAKRGEDEQVVVEAVKRVIIGPEAGRASVEQRIKRDLEALGLDYGDKISRHKLSSLKKSDRARTAYARLKLLGIIRRSRHGEYVVSQEKAKRIMGEIARRYGDIDNALAEAIANSIARNTSLASLLGSELLKYLDLESLNLATLAKLYSNLHREKWLQKVITGIISRKIAEGETPPNPERIYDILRREGMDSRVLAGLLRSNPRLAARAAKDYGFQTVLDIASSIASYDSQRAAEILAHASGLKQSQKTFLRNYITRLGVTYALELAKHTGVAQLLARAVQVRESLIRSLSRPEEAPAHLDMALAEYEKLVSEYNSASSEIPDRLRNIIEGEIRSLASLVHAASTGNTYALLKGLTRQLPVWQALQFLTDVASASSDPKTKRYALMLALLTWKRAVSTTGPRLSRRRKYTVTRGRLDARKAIYGILRFDPYTPIYRRRVRTARYVVVLDKSGSMREYSLTALLASASLAPAITRLVLFDSEVRVIDRLEQASVPKIISLLFKTSFEGYTDVVRALEESTRGLAPSKLVVISDLHQTVPSRKSVDEVLRGMRTSGWRIAVVAPPTLDPRLARRITGIVKLYTVSKPADVARVIRRLIAA, from the coding sequence ATGAAGCACTCGAAAAAGTTTTTGGGCAAAAACCAGGGTGAAGAAGCTGACTACAAAGCACTGTCTCTCGCTGTAGCGGAGGCTGCACGCCGGGCAGGTGTACGAGTCTCAACCTCCGAGGTTGTCGACGCAGCTAGGCTGCTAGCACTCTACGCTGCCATCTCGTCGAAGCCTCTATCACTCGAAGACTATGTAGCAGTATTCACATCAGTGTATGCTAAGAGAGGTGAAGACGAGCAGGTAGTTGTAGAGGCCGTAAAGAGGGTAATTATCGGTCCTGAGGCTGGGAGAGCTAGTGTAGAGCAGCGGATCAAAAGGGATCTTGAAGCTCTAGGGCTAGATTACGGTGATAAAATATCAAGACACAAGCTTTCAAGTCTAAAGAAAAGCGATAGGGCGCGCACGGCTTATGCAAGGCTAAAACTCCTAGGGATAATAAGGCGTAGTCGCCATGGCGAGTATGTTGTCTCGCAGGAGAAGGCCAAGAGGATAATGGGTGAGATAGCCAGGCGATACGGAGATATAGATAATGCGCTCGCAGAAGCTATAGCAAACAGTATAGCTAGAAACACGAGTCTCGCCAGCCTTCTGGGGTCAGAGCTACTCAAATACCTCGACCTTGAGAGTCTGAATCTCGCGACATTAGCGAAGCTATACAGTAATCTACACAGGGAGAAGTGGCTGCAGAAGGTAATAACGGGCATAATTAGCCGGAAAATTGCTGAGGGAGAAACACCGCCAAACCCTGAGAGGATATACGACATCTTAAGACGTGAAGGTATGGATAGTCGTGTTCTAGCAGGTTTGCTTCGTAGTAATCCACGCCTTGCAGCTAGAGCTGCAAAAGACTATGGCTTCCAGACAGTCCTAGATATAGCGTCGTCGATTGCTAGCTACGACTCCCAGAGAGCAGCAGAAATACTTGCACATGCTAGCGGGCTTAAGCAGAGCCAGAAAACATTCCTACGCAACTACATCACGAGGCTTGGAGTAACCTATGCGCTCGAGCTTGCAAAGCATACTGGTGTAGCTCAGCTTCTAGCAAGAGCTGTCCAGGTAAGGGAGAGTTTGATTCGAAGCCTCTCAAGGCCCGAGGAAGCCCCAGCTCATCTTGACATGGCTCTTGCAGAGTACGAAAAGCTAGTATCTGAATACAATTCCGCAAGCAGCGAGATACCAGACCGTCTACGCAATATTATAGAGGGGGAGATTAGGAGCCTTGCTAGCCTAGTACATGCTGCAAGCACAGGCAACACATATGCTCTTCTTAAGGGGTTAACGCGGCAGCTACCAGTTTGGCAGGCCCTACAATTCCTAACAGATGTTGCTTCAGCAAGTAGTGACCCGAAAACAAAGAGGTATGCGTTAATGCTAGCTCTACTAACGTGGAAGAGGGCAGTATCGACGACGGGACCAAGGCTCTCTAGGAGGCGGAAATATACGGTTACCCGTGGAAGACTCGATGCTAGAAAGGCTATCTACGGGATACTCCGCTTTGACCCCTACACTCCAATATACCGTAGGAGGGTTAGGACAGCACGCTACGTCGTGGTACTAGACAAGAGTGGTAGCATGCGTGAATATTCACTAACAGCGCTATTAGCCTCAGCTTCTCTCGCGCCAGCCATAACAAGGCTAGTCCTCTTCGACAGTGAGGTAAGGGTAATCGATAGGCTTGAACAAGCATCTGTCCCGAAAATAATATCCCTGCTCTTTAAGACAAGCTTTGAAGGCTATACAGACGTCGTGCGCGCTCTCGAAGAGTCAACCCGTGGGCTGGCACCCTCAAAACTGGTGGTGATAAGCGACTTGCATCAAACGGTGCCATCCAGAAAATCTGTTGACGAGGTACTCCGAGGTATGAGAACGTCTGGATGGCGTATAGCGGTAGTAGCTCCGCCAACGTTGGATCCGCGGTTGGCAAGGAGGATAACTGGTATTGTAAAATTATACACGGTGTCAAAACCAGCTGATGTAGCTCGTGTTATAAGGAGGCTAATAGCTGCTTAG